One window of the bacterium genome contains the following:
- the nth gene encoding endonuclease III, whose protein sequence is MESIDFKKQRAQRIVRSLARSYPDARCRLTYHDAFELLIKTILSAQCTDERVNFVGETLFRKYRSPEDFIQVPQAELENDIRSIGFFRSKARHIQACCRTLIQNFNGCVPSTMDELVTLSGVGRKTANVILGNIYNIPSLAVDTHVIRISRLLKLTRHTEAESIEADLMKILSPKDWVMFSHRVQMHGRTVCIARRPQCDHCSLAKDCPSANK, encoded by the coding sequence ATGGAATCTATAGACTTTAAAAAACAGCGTGCACAGCGTATCGTGCGTTCGCTTGCCCGCTCGTATCCTGACGCACGATGCCGACTGACCTATCATGATGCGTTTGAGCTGCTCATCAAAACTATCCTCTCTGCCCAATGCACCGATGAGCGTGTCAATTTTGTCGGCGAAACGCTTTTCCGAAAATACCGTTCTCCTGAAGATTTTATTCAGGTTCCGCAGGCCGAACTTGAAAACGATATCCGCTCCATCGGTTTTTTTCGGAGTAAAGCGCGGCACATTCAAGCGTGTTGCCGCACGCTCATACAAAACTTCAACGGATGCGTTCCGAGTACTATGGATGAATTGGTCACCTTATCCGGCGTAGGACGAAAAACAGCTAATGTTATTTTGGGTAATATTTATAATATTCCATCCTTGGCCGTGGATACACACGTGATAAGGATCAGCCGGCTGCTTAAACTAACGCGTCACACGGAGGCCGAATCCATTGAAGCCGATCTTATGAAAATTCTTTCGCCTAAAGATTGGGTTATGTTTTCACACCGCGTTCAAATGCACGGTCGGACTGTGTGTATTGCCCGTCGCCCTCAGTGCGATCATTGTTCCTTAGCTAAAGATTGCCCGTCCGCAAATAAATAA
- a CDS encoding citrate synthase — protein sequence MIKKASLSYDDKVLDLPLITGTENEQAVDIGKLRGATGLVTMDPGYGNTGACHSGITFLDGEKGILRYRGYNIQDLCESSNFQEVSYLLIHGELPSAQQLEEFKRGITRHTMLHESLRKLYDAYPRDAHPMALLSSIVCSLSTFYQDSIDPLNKKHVEISIFRLLAKIPTIAAYAYKKSIGQPFMYPNNSLSYCANFLNMMFAVPAEPYEVDPEIEKALDLLFILHADHEQNCSTSTVRMVGSSQANLFAAISAGICALWGPLHGGANQEVLEMLQEIHNDGGDVKKYVEKAKDKNSTFRLMGFGHRVYKNFDPRATIIKKTCDRVLSKLGVNDPLLDIAHQLEEAALKDPYFIEKKLYPNVDFYSGIIYKAMGFPVEMFTVLFAIGRMPGWIAQWKEMMESKETRIGRPRQIYTGSAERPYTPIHKRG from the coding sequence ATGATTAAAAAAGCTTCATTATCTTACGATGATAAAGTGCTGGATTTACCGCTGATCACCGGCACTGAAAACGAACAAGCCGTGGACATCGGCAAACTGCGCGGTGCTACGGGACTTGTCACCATGGACCCGGGTTACGGCAATACCGGTGCATGCCATTCCGGTATCACGTTTCTTGACGGCGAAAAGGGTATTCTTCGCTACCGCGGATATAATATTCAGGATTTGTGCGAAAGTTCTAATTTCCAAGAAGTCAGCTATCTGTTGATTCATGGCGAACTGCCGTCGGCACAACAACTCGAAGAATTTAAACGCGGTATCACGCGTCATACCATGCTGCACGAGTCGCTGCGCAAACTTTACGATGCCTATCCGCGCGATGCCCATCCGATGGCGCTTTTGTCTTCCATCGTGTGTTCGCTATCCACGTTTTATCAGGATTCCATTGATCCGTTGAATAAAAAACATGTGGAAATTTCGATCTTCCGTTTGCTTGCCAAAATTCCGACGATAGCGGCCTATGCTTACAAAAAATCCATCGGCCAGCCTTTCATGTATCCGAATAATTCGCTCAGTTACTGTGCCAATTTTCTGAATATGATGTTTGCAGTTCCTGCCGAACCGTATGAAGTGGATCCGGAAATCGAAAAAGCACTTGATCTGCTTTTTATTTTACATGCCGATCACGAACAAAACTGTTCAACGTCAACTGTACGTATGGTGGGCAGCAGCCAAGCCAATCTTTTTGCGGCTATTTCAGCCGGCATTTGTGCACTGTGGGGACCGCTTCACGGCGGCGCCAATCAGGAGGTGCTTGAGATGCTGCAGGAAATTCACAACGACGGCGGTGATGTCAAAAAATATGTGGAAAAAGCTAAAGATAAAAATTCCACATTCCGTTTGATGGGATTCGGTCATCGTGTATATAAGAACTTCGACCCGCGCGCAACGATCATCAAAAAAACCTGCGATCGTGTATTATCAAAACTCGGCGTAAATGATCCTTTGCTCGACATCGCGCACCAACTCGAAGAAGCCGCTTTAAAAGATCCGTATTTCATCGAAAAGAAGCTATATCCCAACGTAGACTTCTACAGCGGTATTATTTACAAAGCGATGGGATTCCCTGTCGAAATGTTTACGGTGCTTTTTGCCATCGGACGTATGCCCGGATGGATCGCTCAGTGGAAAGAAATGATGGAATCCAAAGAAACGCGCATCGGACGCCCACGCCAGATCTATACCGGATCGGCAGAGCGCCCTTATACGCCGATTCATAAACGCGGATAA
- a CDS encoding D-tyrosyl-tRNA(Tyr) deacylase, protein MRIVAQRVNKAHVSVDGRITGAIEKGLVLLIGIKNGDTSADVKFFAGKCLHLRIFEDAEGKMNRSIIDAKGSILAVSQFTLYADTTKGRRPNFLEAARPELAEPLYNEFVTHLRAHNIHVETGIFGALMEVEIHNSGPVTIIME, encoded by the coding sequence ATGCGTATCGTAGCGCAGCGTGTTAACAAAGCCCATGTATCGGTAGATGGTCGCATCACCGGTGCAATCGAAAAGGGTCTCGTTTTACTCATCGGCATTAAAAACGGCGACACATCGGCTGATGTAAAATTTTTTGCGGGAAAATGCCTCCACCTCCGCATCTTCGAAGATGCCGAAGGAAAAATGAATCGCAGTATTATAGATGCCAAAGGCTCTATACTCGCAGTTTCTCAATTTACGCTTTATGCCGATACAACCAAAGGACGACGGCCTAATTTTTTGGAAGCCGCGAGGCCGGAATTAGCCGAACCGCTGTATAATGAATTTGTCACGCACTTACGAGCGCACAATATACACGTTGAAACCGGCATTTTTGGTGCCCTGATGGAAGTGGAAATTCACAACTCCGGCCCGGTCACGATTATTATGGAATAA
- a CDS encoding LPS-assembly protein LptD, which produces MNFFPRISLLYFHLSHLIVLSFFTALAQTASDSSSIATQKDSSQTPGNGVDTMIYYGADTTEGTLNNSTVVLKNNAWVRFKGIEIKAAKITIDQPRKIMIAEAVPDSIDSLGQVARYRGIPEFTESGQMFHGNVMEYNFETKRGKVVMGETKMQDGFYYGSTIRKIGDSTLYIRGGRFTTCDEKEPHFFFRTKEMKLSVRDKVVAKPVILYIHEVPIFAIPFGVFPSKGGRASGITPPVYFETPGGERQIRNFGYYWAPNDYFDALLQADYLDKSGYQFHGGGNYAKRYHYSGRMDFSYSQLHSLSTTSYNDNRTTAGALSLTHAHTLSERSNLNADIRYQSSKNYFQNTSINQQQILNRQQNSNVSYNNTFDWGGISASASHSRNLDNGQSSLTFPNATISKSSAAVIPKSEERRNEPDRWYHTIRYSYSANLLGRREIANDTSDVQNGYGLRHNAGFNAPFKVFSYFTFNPNINVVETWYDRRHENFGYRANGQDTSVVKRGFYATHTYSMGASLSTKVYGTSNPNLLGLKTFRHVMTPSVSINYTPDFSESKWGYYESVQDTSGKTVRKDRYGKNLTFGGTPSGRQLSMGFGLAHTFQAKVKTSKKDSTQHDPDVRKIDIMNINNGLSYNFEAEEFKLSNLTTSITVANDLAKNVSLSMNLTHDFYKFDTTLNRRINKFRSFPRLINAGITGGFSVEGGSGTSSTSSSSTLSTTASTTPQGTVTPNYGQSYLPSQRELPSGVPWNARFDFNYDIRRLDPHNVTKTFNGSVSAGTRITQNWQINYSAQINLLKEKIVSQSFSFVRDLHCWTMRFDWTPTGPAAGYFFVIQVKSTQLQDIKLQRTDYGNRIFQ; this is translated from the coding sequence ATGAATTTTTTCCCTCGCATCTCACTATTGTATTTCCATCTTTCACACTTGATCGTATTGAGCTTTTTCACAGCGCTTGCACAAACGGCTTCCGATTCTTCGTCTATTGCTACACAGAAAGATTCTTCCCAAACTCCCGGTAACGGCGTGGATACGATGATCTACTACGGTGCCGATACTACCGAAGGCACGCTGAATAATTCAACCGTGGTTCTCAAAAACAATGCATGGGTCCGGTTTAAAGGGATTGAAATCAAAGCCGCTAAAATCACCATTGATCAGCCCCGCAAGATCATGATCGCCGAGGCTGTACCCGACTCCATCGATTCACTCGGCCAAGTGGCGCGCTATCGCGGTATACCCGAATTCACCGAATCCGGCCAGATGTTTCACGGTAATGTGATGGAGTACAATTTTGAAACCAAGCGCGGTAAAGTCGTCATGGGCGAGACCAAAATGCAGGATGGCTTTTATTACGGCTCTACCATACGAAAAATCGGCGACAGTACGTTATATATACGCGGCGGACGATTTACGACATGCGATGAGAAGGAACCGCATTTTTTCTTCCGCACCAAAGAAATGAAACTTTCTGTGCGGGATAAAGTCGTCGCCAAACCGGTGATATTATACATACATGAAGTGCCGATTTTCGCCATTCCGTTTGGTGTGTTTCCCAGTAAAGGCGGACGCGCTTCCGGTATAACTCCTCCCGTTTATTTTGAGACACCCGGCGGCGAGAGACAAATTCGCAATTTCGGTTATTATTGGGCGCCCAACGACTATTTTGATGCGCTCCTGCAAGCCGATTATTTAGATAAATCCGGTTATCAATTTCACGGCGGGGGCAACTACGCCAAACGTTATCATTATTCCGGACGAATGGATTTTTCCTATTCTCAATTGCATTCACTTAGCACGACAAGCTATAACGATAACCGAACAACCGCCGGGGCACTCAGCCTCACCCATGCGCATACTTTGAGCGAACGATCCAATCTCAACGCCGATATTCGCTACCAGAGCAGTAAAAATTATTTTCAGAATACCAGTATCAACCAGCAGCAAATATTAAATCGTCAGCAGAATTCGAATGTCAGTTACAATAATACATTCGACTGGGGCGGCATATCTGCCAGCGCATCACATTCTCGTAATTTGGACAACGGTCAAAGTTCGCTAACATTTCCCAATGCGACGATCAGCAAATCGTCGGCGGCCGTGATACCCAAATCCGAAGAACGTCGCAACGAGCCGGACCGCTGGTATCACACGATTCGTTATTCGTATAGTGCTAATCTGCTCGGACGACGTGAAATCGCCAATGATACTTCAGACGTGCAAAACGGGTACGGTCTACGGCACAATGCAGGATTCAATGCGCCATTCAAAGTGTTTTCGTATTTTACATTCAACCCCAATATCAATGTCGTCGAGACGTGGTACGATCGCCGTCATGAGAATTTCGGCTATCGCGCCAATGGTCAGGACACCAGCGTCGTCAAACGCGGATTTTATGCCACGCACACGTATAGCATGGGCGCATCGCTTTCGACGAAAGTTTACGGTACGAGCAATCCCAATCTGTTGGGGTTAAAAACTTTTCGTCATGTCATGACTCCGAGTGTGAGTATTAATTACACGCCCGATTTTTCCGAATCAAAATGGGGATATTATGAATCGGTTCAAGATACGTCGGGGAAAACCGTACGTAAAGACCGCTACGGAAAAAATCTGACGTTTGGCGGAACACCTTCCGGACGCCAGCTCTCCATGGGCTTCGGGCTCGCGCATACATTTCAAGCCAAAGTCAAAACTTCCAAAAAAGACAGCACGCAACACGACCCTGATGTACGAAAAATAGATATTATGAATATCAACAATGGCCTTAGTTACAATTTTGAAGCCGAAGAATTTAAGCTTTCCAATCTGACTACTTCTATCACGGTAGCCAATGATTTAGCCAAAAACGTAAGTTTATCCATGAATCTTACGCATGATTTTTACAAATTTGATACGACACTCAACCGCCGTATTAATAAATTCAGAAGCTTCCCGCGCTTGATCAATGCGGGTATCACCGGAGGATTTAGCGTCGAAGGCGGTTCCGGCACATCTTCAACATCATCGAGTTCCACACTTTCAACAACGGCCTCGACTACACCGCAAGGCACGGTGACACCCAACTACGGGCAATCATACTTGCCGTCACAACGCGAGCTGCCGAGCGGCGTTCCGTGGAACGCCCGTTTTGATTTTAATTACGACATTCGGCGACTTGATCCGCATAATGTAACCAAAACATTTAACGGAAGTGTCAGCGCTGGCACGCGCATTACTCAAAATTGGCAAATTAATTATTCGGCGCAGATCAACTTACTCAAAGAGAAAATTGTCAGCCAGAGTTTTTCGTTTGTTCGTGATCTCCATTGCTGGACGATGCGCTTTGATTGGACGCCTACCGGCCCGGCCGCAGGTTATTTTTTCGTCATTCAGGTCAAATCTACGCAGCTCCAGGATATCAAACTGCAACGTACCGACTATGGCAATCGCATTTTCCAATAG
- a CDS encoding DoxX family protein, giving the protein MNVLNSTFLLRLAVSITLFMHSVPGMFNGGVNNFGTFYLNEVGFAPLGVPLAWAIKLSHVAAIFCLMFEKYVKLASLVTIFILLAGIVMVHYPDGWYVVGGGRNGMEFNVLLIFVLLAIMFPNGLKKN; this is encoded by the coding sequence ATGAATGTTTTGAACAGCACTTTTTTGCTGCGCCTTGCCGTTTCGATTACGTTATTCATGCACAGCGTGCCGGGCATGTTTAACGGCGGCGTCAATAATTTCGGTACTTTTTACCTCAACGAAGTCGGGTTTGCACCTCTAGGTGTTCCGCTGGCGTGGGCTATTAAGCTGTCGCATGTAGCGGCAATTTTTTGCCTGATGTTTGAGAAATACGTAAAGCTGGCTTCGCTAGTAACGATATTTATTCTGCTCGCCGGTATCGTAATGGTGCACTATCCGGATGGCTGGTATGTGGTTGGCGGGGGACGTAACGGAATGGAATTTAATGTGCTTCTGATTTTTGTTTTACTGGCTATTATGTTCCCCAATGGGCTAAAGAAAAATTGA
- the uvrA gene encoding excinuclease ABC subunit UvrA, producing the protein MEPMIEIRGARVHNLKNISLNIPRNKFIVITGVSGSGKSSLAFDTLYAEGQRRYVESLSAYARQFLERMDKPEVDHIKGISPALAIEQRTLAKNPRSTVGTVTEIYDFLRLLFGRAGKTYCRNCGALVRKDTVGYVVQRILALPERTKLHVLFELAANEQTILSLHEKGFTRLIVDDVIAELNDEAIVKKILKQKTVRVLVDRIAVNKEEKARIADSVETAFLNGEGKMIVQIMEGETLRFSNKFECNACGTAYIEPDPRLFSFNNPYGACPSCQGFGNKIEVDMDLVIPDRTKTLKEGAIKPWTTDGYADFQERLEKAAKKNGFPLNIPVMDLTKEQYEKVMQGGDGFDGIREYFKWLESKTYKMHVRVLLSKYRGYVTCSDCGGSRLRADANCVKVADKTIHEINDMTVSEAVHFFENIQLSEMDREIARRPLEEILKRYNYLKNVGLEYLTCNRLAGTLSGGEAQRISLATSLGSALVGSLYILDEPSIGLHPRDNDKLIHILKNLQAIGNTVVVVEHDRDMMASCHEIIDMGPRAGMYGGEVVFQGDHAAICQSTSSLTGLYLSGRKEITLPSERRQGRGQSIVLKGAAENNLKRIDAQFPLGMFVCITGVSGSGKSTLIHDILYAAAMRKKGQWSNKIGLHKEILGVEHVDAIEMVDQQPIGRTPRSNPATYVKVFDLIRDVFAATPTAKMRGYQSGTFSFNVPGGRCEVCEGAGQILVEMQFLADVYLECEECKGKRYKKEVLEVHFHDKNIHDVLEMSITEALTFFKAHPKIVKKLQVLDDVGLGYLKLGQAGTTLSGGEAQRVKLAAHLADKSGDHVLYIMDEPTTGLHFEDINKLLTSFNKLIEAGHSIIVIEHNLDVIKCADYIIDLGPEGGDKGGTIVATGTPEEVAQVGNSYTGKHLKSYLKR; encoded by the coding sequence ATGGAACCCATGATCGAAATACGCGGTGCACGCGTACACAATCTCAAAAATATCAGCCTCAATATTCCACGAAACAAATTCATCGTGATCACCGGCGTCAGTGGTTCCGGCAAATCTTCATTAGCGTTTGATACGCTGTATGCGGAAGGCCAAAGGCGGTATGTCGAATCACTATCGGCGTATGCGCGCCAATTTCTGGAGCGCATGGACAAACCGGAAGTGGATCATATCAAAGGTATCAGCCCCGCGTTGGCCATCGAACAGCGCACTTTGGCCAAAAATCCGCGCTCAACGGTGGGGACGGTGACGGAAATTTATGATTTTCTCCGTTTGCTCTTTGGTCGTGCAGGAAAAACATACTGCCGAAATTGCGGTGCATTGGTTCGAAAAGATACCGTCGGTTATGTCGTACAACGGATTCTCGCTTTGCCGGAACGAACCAAATTACATGTTCTTTTTGAACTCGCGGCTAACGAACAAACGATTTTGTCACTTCACGAAAAGGGCTTTACGCGTTTGATCGTGGATGATGTTATCGCTGAGCTCAATGACGAAGCCATCGTAAAAAAAATCCTGAAACAAAAAACAGTCCGTGTACTTGTAGATCGTATCGCTGTAAACAAAGAAGAAAAAGCGCGTATTGCCGATTCGGTCGAAACCGCTTTTCTCAACGGTGAAGGCAAAATGATCGTTCAAATAATGGAAGGCGAAACGCTTCGTTTCTCCAATAAGTTTGAATGCAATGCGTGCGGCACGGCATATATCGAACCTGATCCGCGTTTATTCTCGTTTAATAATCCGTACGGCGCTTGTCCGTCATGTCAGGGTTTTGGAAATAAGATCGAAGTAGATATGGATCTCGTCATACCGGATCGAACCAAAACACTTAAGGAAGGTGCGATCAAACCGTGGACGACGGACGGTTACGCCGATTTTCAGGAACGATTGGAAAAAGCGGCTAAGAAAAACGGCTTTCCGCTGAACATTCCGGTCATGGATCTTACCAAAGAGCAATACGAAAAAGTCATGCAAGGCGGAGACGGATTTGACGGAATTCGTGAATATTTTAAATGGCTCGAAAGCAAAACCTACAAAATGCACGTGCGTGTTTTACTCAGCAAATACCGGGGTTATGTGACGTGCTCGGATTGCGGCGGTTCACGTCTGCGTGCGGATGCCAATTGTGTTAAAGTCGCCGATAAAACGATTCACGAAATCAATGATATGACGGTTAGTGAAGCCGTACATTTTTTTGAAAACATTCAATTATCGGAAATGGATCGTGAGATTGCACGCCGCCCGTTGGAAGAAATTCTCAAACGTTATAACTATCTGAAAAATGTCGGGCTCGAATACCTGACATGCAATCGTCTGGCCGGGACACTCTCCGGCGGCGAAGCGCAACGTATTAGTTTGGCGACGTCGCTTGGATCGGCGTTGGTCGGCTCTTTGTATATTTTGGATGAACCCAGTATTGGTTTGCATCCGCGCGATAATGATAAACTCATTCATATACTTAAAAATCTTCAGGCGATAGGCAACACCGTCGTCGTCGTGGAGCATGACCGCGATATGATGGCTTCTTGCCACGAAATTATTGATATGGGCCCTCGTGCGGGTATGTACGGCGGAGAAGTGGTGTTTCAGGGGGATCATGCGGCGATTTGTCAAAGCACATCATCGCTGACAGGATTGTATCTCTCCGGTCGAAAAGAAATTACACTTCCATCCGAACGGCGTCAAGGTAGAGGCCAATCTATCGTTCTTAAAGGTGCCGCAGAAAATAATCTCAAACGAATTGATGCTCAGTTTCCGCTGGGCATGTTTGTGTGCATCACCGGCGTCAGCGGTTCCGGTAAAAGCACACTGATACATGACATTTTGTATGCCGCGGCTATGCGAAAAAAAGGTCAATGGTCTAATAAAATCGGATTGCACAAAGAAATACTCGGTGTGGAGCATGTGGATGCTATCGAAATGGTGGATCAGCAGCCCATCGGGCGCACTCCGCGCAGCAACCCGGCGACATACGTCAAAGTATTTGATCTGATTCGTGACGTATTTGCAGCCACGCCGACCGCTAAAATGCGTGGCTATCAATCGGGAACCTTCTCGTTTAATGTGCCGGGGGGGCGATGCGAAGTCTGTGAAGGTGCGGGACAAATTTTGGTGGAAATGCAGTTTCTTGCCGACGTGTATCTCGAATGCGAAGAGTGTAAAGGTAAGCGTTATAAAAAAGAAGTTTTAGAAGTACATTTTCACGATAAGAATATCCATGATGTGTTGGAAATGTCCATCACCGAAGCGTTGACGTTTTTTAAAGCGCATCCTAAAATTGTAAAAAAACTTCAGGTGTTGGACGACGTTGGCTTGGGGTATCTCAAACTCGGTCAGGCGGGAACGACTTTGTCCGGCGGCGAAGCGCAACGCGTCAAATTAGCGGCTCATTTGGCGGACAAATCGGGCGATCACGTGCTGTATATTATGGATGAACCGACAACCGGTTTGCATTTTGAAGATATCAATAAACTGTTAACGAGCTTTAACAAACTGATCGAAGCCGGTCATTCCATCATCGTCATCGAACACAATCTCGATGTGATCAAGTGTGCCGACTACATCATTGATCTCGGTCCGGAGGGCGGCGATAAAGGCGGTACGATCGTTGCCACCGGCACGCCCGAAGAAGTAGCGCAGGTTGGGAATTCATATACCGGAAAACATTTAAAGTCGTATCTGAAAAGATAA
- the waaF gene encoding lipopolysaccharide heptosyltransferase II, which yields MEKILLSISAGIGDALMAQPLLNEIQNNFPQSHIHVLCSAATQHVFRSHPGIQKIWAMDISSIKKYLGLVGKIRKEKFDLYIGAIPSNTYSQLLLPVLAGIPVRIKHHSPHKFPRNLDVLYHALTPIGEGVHRLECNLELLHFLKVNHWSKPSPKFHISDVALAKMKTKIAHDRKKLVIGFHPGCNPAAAFKRWPPERYAALADYLYTTYDATVFIVGGKDEADDVRKIMEQAQHKPLNFAGQCTLEETAALIAQAHFFVSNDSGIMHLSTAVGTPVFAIFGPKDERHIGPYGEKHTVIRNGRDVNQVTLEQVVQTLTTSKFGLKPFIKS from the coding sequence ATGGAAAAAATTCTCCTTAGTATTTCCGCCGGTATCGGTGACGCGCTGATGGCGCAGCCGTTGTTGAACGAAATTCAAAATAACTTTCCGCAGTCTCACATACATGTTCTCTGTAGTGCTGCTACACAGCATGTGTTTCGTTCGCATCCGGGTATTCAAAAAATCTGGGCGATGGATATTTCGTCGATAAAAAAATATCTCGGGTTGGTTGGAAAAATACGCAAAGAAAAGTTTGATCTGTATATCGGTGCCATTCCGTCGAACACCTACTCGCAACTTTTACTTCCTGTTTTAGCGGGTATACCGGTTCGAATCAAACATCACTCACCGCACAAATTTCCTAGAAACTTAGATGTCTTGTATCATGCACTTACTCCGATCGGTGAAGGCGTTCATCGGTTGGAATGTAATCTTGAACTGCTTCATTTTTTAAAAGTTAATCACTGGTCAAAACCATCACCAAAATTTCATATCAGCGATGTTGCGCTAGCCAAAATGAAAACTAAAATAGCACATGACAGGAAAAAACTTGTCATTGGTTTTCATCCCGGCTGCAACCCTGCCGCAGCTTTCAAGCGTTGGCCGCCGGAACGTTATGCTGCTTTGGCGGATTATTTATATACTACATACGATGCAACAGTTTTTATTGTCGGCGGTAAAGATGAAGCGGATGATGTGCGAAAAATTATGGAGCAGGCTCAGCATAAGCCGCTCAATTTTGCAGGACAGTGTACTTTGGAAGAGACCGCAGCGTTGATCGCACAAGCGCATTTTTTTGTTTCTAACGATTCCGGAATTATGCATCTTTCGACCGCCGTAGGAACACCGGTGTTTGCAATTTTTGGACCCAAAGATGAGCGGCATATCGGACCTTACGGTGAAAAACATACCGTGATTCGTAACGGCCGCGATGTTAATCAGGTGACGCTCGAACAAGTCGTACAAACATTGACCACTTCGAAATTCGGATTAAAGCCATTTATCAAATCGTAA
- the asnB gene encoding asparagine synthase (glutamine-hydrolyzing): MNFSGEPVNEFLLKAMGDALAHRGPDGDGFFIRQHVGLAHRRLSIIDLKTGQQPMYDDDGKSCIVYNGETYNFGEVREELIKLGWNFRTQSDTEVILKAYLQWGASCLDRFRGMFALAIWDERTKSLFLARDRVGIKPIYYYADQNKFLFGSEIKAILQDKSIDRTIDYSAMREYLQYGYVPSPSSIYNRIKKLPPAHWLHITFDGDKHNMKNKCYWDIQFGQYTDGAHNDTVWIDKIESVVSDSVRMHMISDVPVGSFLSGGIDSTIVSHFMAKHVGAINTFTISMNESKFDESAYARQVSAIIQSRHVEKSVQATDLNTILSNLVYAYDEPFADSSAVPTYQIAKIIRSHVTVALSGDGGDEVFGGYKRYEQLLEWSQSNSWLNKDWLSKIATFWPQSILGKNYLRFHSQSDMTRYYGMINIFHSAQIADMMKFPVEHRERLFDSYMNSSDALLNKMQNIDMHTYLPENGLTKVDRASMAHSIEVRVPLLDHKVIELAAQMPVSMRMRKSEKKYVLKKILEPQFPKELIYRNKRGFSLPMRDWFKSNPDLTRMIHREIMDCELIKEHMNLHFIETMITTHLNSSKNHASRIWSLWFLARWYDTYYKKM; encoded by the coding sequence ATGAATTTTTCTGGTGAGCCCGTTAATGAGTTTTTACTTAAGGCGATGGGTGATGCCTTGGCTCATCGTGGCCCTGATGGCGATGGTTTTTTTATTCGTCAACATGTCGGATTAGCGCATCGTCGTTTAAGTATCATTGATCTGAAAACAGGTCAACAACCGATGTATGATGACGACGGCAAGTCTTGCATAGTATATAACGGTGAGACATATAATTTTGGTGAAGTTAGGGAGGAACTAATAAAATTAGGTTGGAACTTTCGTACCCAAAGCGACACAGAAGTTATTCTTAAAGCTTATCTACAGTGGGGGGCAAGTTGCTTAGACCGATTCCGTGGAATGTTCGCATTAGCCATTTGGGATGAACGTACCAAATCGCTTTTTTTGGCAAGAGATCGAGTTGGAATTAAACCCATTTATTATTACGCAGATCAGAATAAGTTTTTATTTGGCTCAGAGATAAAAGCCATTCTTCAAGATAAAAGTATAGATCGCACTATTGACTATTCAGCAATGCGTGAATACCTGCAATATGGTTATGTGCCTTCTCCGTCCTCCATTTATAATAGAATAAAAAAGCTACCTCCGGCTCACTGGCTCCATATTACGTTTGATGGGGACAAACATAATATGAAAAACAAATGCTACTGGGACATTCAGTTTGGCCAATATACAGATGGAGCGCATAACGATACAGTATGGATCGATAAAATTGAATCCGTCGTTTCAGATTCTGTCCGCATGCATATGATCAGCGATGTGCCTGTCGGATCGTTTTTAAGCGGGGGTATTGATTCTACTATCGTGTCTCATTTTATGGCAAAACACGTTGGCGCTATCAATACGTTTACGATCAGTATGAACGAAAGCAAGTTTGACGAAAGCGCGTACGCTCGTCAGGTGTCTGCTATCATACAAAGCCGACATGTTGAAAAGAGCGTGCAAGCGACAGATCTCAATACGATTTTATCGAATTTAGTATATGCTTATGATGAACCTTTTGCAGACAGTTCCGCTGTACCAACATATCAAATTGCAAAAATAATCCGATCTCATGTGACTGTAGCTTTGTCGGGCGATGGCGGTGACGAAGTATTTGGCGGTTATAAACGATACGAACAACTTTTGGAATGGTCCCAATCAAATTCATGGTTAAATAAAGATTGGTTATCAAAAATAGCCACTTTTTGGCCGCAGAGTATACTTGGAAAAAATTATCTTCGATTTCATTCGCAATCAGATATGACTCGTTATTACGGTATGATTAATATTTTTCATTCGGCCCAAATCGCAGATATGATGAAATTCCCTGTAGAACATCGGGAACGATTATTCGACTCTTATATGAATAGCTCCGATGCGCTTTTGAATAAAATGCAAAATATAGATATGCATACCTATTTACCTGAAAATGGTCTCACAAAAGTGGATAGAGCCAGCATGGCGCATTCTATTGAAGTCAGAGTTCCTCTGCTTGATCACAAGGTTATTGAACTTGCGGCACAAATGCCGGTTTCGATGAGAATGCGTAAAAGTGAAAAAAAATATGTGCTAAAAAAAATATTGGAGCCACAATTCCCTAAAGAACTGATCTATCGAAATAAACGCGGTTTTTCGCTACCGATGCGAGACTGGTTCAAATCTAATCCCGATTTAACCCGTATGATTCATCGCGAAATAATGGATTGTGAATTGATCAAAGAACATATGAACCTTCATTTTATAGAGACCATGATTACAACCCATTTAAACAGTTCCAAAAACCATGCTTCACGCATTTGGAGTCTTTGGTTTTTGGCGCGTTGGTATGATACATATTATAAGAAAATGTAA